The following coding sequences lie in one Apium graveolens cultivar Ventura chromosome 1, ASM990537v1, whole genome shotgun sequence genomic window:
- the LOC141710939 gene encoding putative mitochondrial protein AtMg00860: MKLNPQKCAFGVPSEKFLGFLVSERGIEANPEKIKSIVEMAVPQTQKDIQKLAGCLEAIRRFIPKPAERCLPFFELLKGARNKKLVDWTPECQTTFEEVKQHPMNPPILSKSKPGEPLYLYIAVGEKAVSYALIREENGS; the protein is encoded by the coding sequence ATGAAGCTAAACCCGCAAAAGTGTGCCTTCGGAGTCCCCTCTGAGAAATTTCTTGGTTTTCTAGTTAGTGAACGGGGAATAGAAGCCAACCCAGAGAAAATCAAATCTATAGTGGAAATGGCAGTTCCCCAAACTCAAAAAGACATTCAGAAACTGGCAGGATGTTTGGAAGCCATTCGCAGATTTATCCCAAAACCGGCAGAAAGGTGCCTGCCTTTCTTTGAGCTGTTAAAAGGAGCCCGGAACAAAAAGTTGGTCGATTGGACTCCGGAATGCCAGACTACATTTGAAGAAGTCAAGCAACACCCGATGAACCCGCCTATTCTTTCAAAATCCAAGCCCGGGGAGCCTCTTTATCTCTACATTGCAGTTGGGGAAAAGGCGGTATCTTATGCCCTTATACGGGAAGAAAATGGTTCATAG
- the LOC141710950 gene encoding uncharacterized protein LOC141710950, translated as MARVLRDLMKKVEGDMEVGAAATAFTKKLESTPRESGLKHFNFDSFDGARDKHCGYHEDHGHATENCFSLKMFIEDQIKKGNMNQYLQRRMNDKDMTPGTAKNVVNVVFGGTASPSRSPNLDNEVMMIQPFEDEPIYFSYSDYEGLNPDHNLALVVTLDVANNEVKRILVDNGSSANIVFEHTLNRMELGHLRMDHCLEDPLYGFENTMIPIWGVIYLPIIFGTAPQQVSHVMKFYMISATSSYNMILGRPAITKLRAIPSTIHLKLKFSTPGGIGELKGDREMAGRCYGQALVMAETEPENRKKIMSPPKGQSIKKHREHLSKRAILDVNMIEDSGYSVTNADARI; from the exons ATGGCCAGGGTTCTTCGTGATCTCATGAAAAAGGTGGAAGGCGACATGGAAGTGGGTGCAGCGGCCACCGCGTTCACCAAAAAGTTAGAATCCACCCCCAGAGAATCAGGGCTCAAGCACTTCAATTTCGACTCCTTTGATGG GGCACGGGACAAGCATTGTGGCTATCATGAAGATCATGGTCATGCCACAGAAAACTGTTTCTCTCTCAAGATGTTCATAGAAGATCAGATCAAGAAGGgaaacatgaaccagtatcttcaAAGGAGGATGAATGACAAAGACATGACCCCGGGAACCGCCAAAAATGTGGTAAATGTTGTCTTCGGAGGCACAGCTTCTCCGTCCAGGAGCCCGAACCTGGATAATGAGGTGATGATGATCCAGCCTTTTGAGGATGAACCAATCTACTTCTCCTACTCTGATTATGAGGGACTCAATCCGGATCACAACTTGGCCTTGGTGGTGACCCTGGATGTCGCGAATAACGAGGTAAAAAGAATTTTAGTTGACAATGGTTCCTCCGCCAATATTGTATTCGAGCACACACTCAATAGGATGGAGCTCGGCCACCTCCGAATGGACCACTGCCTTGAAGACCCCTTGTATGGATTCGAGAACACAATGATTCCCATATGGGGTGTCATTTATCTACCTATTATCTTTGGAACTGCACCCCAGCAGGTCTCTCATGTAATGAAGTTCTACATGATAAGCGCAACCTCATCATACAATATGATCCTTGGAAGGCCCGCGATCACCAAGCTCAGGGCAATCCCCTCAACTATTCACTTAAAGCTCAAATTCTCCACCCCGGGAGGCATTGGAGAGTTGAAAGGAGACAGAGAGATGGCAGGGAGGTGTTATGGTCAAGCCTTGGTCATGGCAGAAACAGAACCGGAAAACAGGAAAAAGATAATGTCCCCACCCAAGGGACAAAGCATAAAAAAGCATCGAGAACATCTCAGTAAAAGGGCCATATTAGACGTAAATATGATCGAGGACTCCGGGTACAGCGTAACCAATGCTGATGCCCGGATTTAA
- the LOC141710961 gene encoding uncharacterized protein LOC141710961, translating into MASESPLSVKIENAKINRDLKVPPINSFDGSTDPSDFINLFDGRMDFFGHSEMARCRFFSTCLKGTALNWFNNLPPQSIDSWTNLKSKFRNRFSSNKKGGKIIASLIIVYQRTNESLRAYLTRFRAHIAEITDLTSPLEINYLIAEIDRTRHSQLLEELLEKEPKTLQSTIKIIEHRLTLQEVVGSIQYSRSPRPRYERSPRRSREYDKRSYKSQQETENPRGPRGSQTSLVARSYQRPHERRSENSGGREAKKLTTRDKDYPEPIKLNTDMATILAVLKTYPTYRPPRPMNPNRPPSNKYCEFHEDTGHNTEQCFQLTNLIEDKVRSGQLAHYAETTQSRRHQHHDPDRVINVISGGYSAGGSSNNSKKLYMRDVYRIETKRPRKNPTPIISFSDEDYIDDIIEDHQDALVITTKVSTNTVKKIIVDNGSSVDILYYSAYSRMNLGDRKLNTAKGTPLYGFIGNEVKLVGVIDLPVLFGSTPCQI; encoded by the coding sequence ATGGCCTCTGAAAGCCCTCTCTCAGTCAAAAttgaaaatgctaaaatcaataGGGACCTGAAAGTACCTCCCATTAACTCCTTTGATGGATCCACAGACCCGTCAGACTTCATCAATCTCTTTGATGGTAGAATGGATTTCTTCGGCCATTCAGAGATGGCTAGATGTCGCTTCTTCTCTACATGTCTCAAAGGTACGGCCCTAAATTGGTTCAATAACTTGCCGCCTCAATCAATTGATTCCTGGACAAATTTGAAAAGTAAGTTTAGGAATCGCTTCTCCAGTAATAAGAAAGGAGGAAAAATCATAGCCTCGTTGATTATAGTTTATCAACGCACAAACGAGAGCTTGCGAGCATACCTGACTCGTTTCAGAGCCCACATAGCTGAGATAACAGACTTAACCAGTCCCCTGGAGATTAATTACCTCATAGCTGAAATTGACAGGACACGACACAGTCAGCTACTCGAAGAACTCTTAGAGAAGGAACCCAAGACGTTGCAATCAACAATCAAAATTATTGAGCATAGGTTGACTCTTCAAGAAGTTGTAGGCAGTATCCAGTATTCCCGCTCCCCGAGGCCAAGATATGAGCGAAGCCCTCGAAGATCCCGCGAGTATGATAAAAGAAGCTACAAAAGCCAACAAGAAACTGAAAATCCTCGAGGTCCGAGAGGTTCACAAACTTCCCTAGTAGCACGAAGTTACCAAAGGCCCCATGAGCGAAGATCAGAGAATTCCGGGGGTAGGGAAGCCAAGAAATTGACTACAAGGGATAAAGATTATCCAGAGCCAATCAAACTAAATACAGATATGGCCACGATACTAGCGGTCCTTAAAACATATCCTACCTACAGGCCCCCGAGGCCTATGAATCCCAATAGGCCTCCAAGCAATAAATATTGCGAATTTCATGAAGACACAGGCCATAATACTGAGCAGTGCTTTCAATTAACAAATCTCATCGAAGACAAGGTGCGTAGTGGACAATTGGCCCACTATGCAGAAACTACCCAGTCTCGAAGGCATCAGCACCATGACCCAGATAGGGTAATCAACGTCATCTCAGGAGGCTACTCGGCAGGAGGATCCTCGAacaattcaaaaaaattatacatGCGAGATGTTTATAGAATCGAGACCAAGAGGCCTCGAAAAAACCCAACCCCTATCATCTCTTTCTCAGATGAAGACTACATAGACGATATCATTGAGGATCATCAAGACGCCCTTGTCATAACAACTAAGGTGAGCACTAACACAGTTAAGAAAATTATTGTGGATAATGGAAGTTCAGTAGATATCTTATATTACAGTGCCTACTCCAGAATGAACTTGGGGGATAGAAAACTCAATACAGCCAAAGGAACACCTCTCTATGGTTTCATAGGAAATGAGGTTAAGCTCGTAGGTGTCATTGACTTGCCAGTTCTCTTTGGCTCTACACCTTGCCAGATCTGA